The genomic DNA CCTTGCTGTTTCAAGAGCTGCTTTGGATTTTTGACCATACTGATGAATACTGGATGGATTACCAAAATTTTTGGAGAAGTAAGGCAGCATCTCCTGTAAGACTTCATCAGCAACCGGAGTTGTAGCGCTAAAATCAAGGTATACTGATGTCACCTTTCATTCCTTAACTAATTAATTAAAAGAAAATCTAAAATATAACTTTGGATAAAAGCTAAAAAGAGATACCAATTGAAATTCGGTTTTGGGCACCTACATCACCGGCCGATGAAAGAGAATAATCAAAATTCAATTTTTCCCAGAACATTCCGTCAAAAGCTTTGGATTTGTCCAGAGAAATACCTGTACCTATCGATATACCCGCAAACCGGTCACCACTGTCATTTAATTTTTGATCTTTCCCGATGGAATTGTAACTTAATCGAAGGAATATAAATGGTGTTAGAGTGAATTCGCCTCCAATAACAAATTCCGGATCTTCATCTCTATAGCGATAGCCTTCCAGGCTTAACTGCAATGGCAAGTGTTCTAATGATTTATTTACACCTACTCGGATACTTACGGGCAAATCGTCCTTGGTTTCAATGAAAGCACTGGTTACCGATCCCAGGTTGAATATTCCGGCAGCAAAAGAGAGCTGTTTACCGGGTATTCTGAACAAAATTCCAAAATCCCCTGCAAGCGCAGAGGATGAAAATTCAGCGATAGTACTGCGAATATATTTCATGGCAATTCCAACGGAAAAATTTGGCGCAATTTCTTGAGCATAATCGGCCATCATTAAGAGACTTCCTGCACCGAAGGTACCGTTTTCATTTCCAAGTTCATCTGTTCTGTTGAATTCACCATAACCTATGAAATGCGAAGCCACCCCTACTCTTCCAAAATTTGGTACAGTAAAGGAGTAAGCAAAAAAACCGGATTGGAAATCCAGAAAGTGATTTAAGTACGAGAATGTCAACTGGCGTGAATTAAGTGTGGTTAATGCAGCAGGATTATAATAAACCGAGTGTATATCACCGGAGAAGGTCAAAAATGCGCCGCCAAGTGCAGCAGGCCTGGCGCCGACATGGGTCCTTAAAAATTCAAAACCGGGCCTGTCGGCATAAACATAGCTTGTCTCAAAACAAAATATGAATACGACCAATATAGTACTTATTTTCTTAAGCATCCATAACTCCAAAATAAGAGTGATTTAATATTGTAGTAAAACTAATGTTGAATGCATTCAAATTCAACTGAATTCTACTCACTGATATGAGAGTGGTTCCGGTAAGTTTACTAAACATTTGTAAAACTTTTTGGTATATTAAACGAAGTTTGAATTAGATTCTAGCTAAACAAATAATGCTAAGACAAATCAAAAAAATACTACTCTTTCTAACGGTCATTTTGTCGTTTTTCATAATTCGGGAATTTATCGAGTTATACGTACTCATTCGTTCTTTACATCCTGTATGGGGATATATCTTTCTTTTTATCTCGGCAGGATTTTTATTTTATTTTGGAGCTTTGCCATTAATAAAAATCCTAAAAATGCCACAAGGATTCAAACCTGTAACCAATCCGGATGAAACGGATGAGGCTATTAACCGACGTTTGGATCGTTTCAGATCAAATCCATACCTTTTGAAAAACGAATTTGATTTTTCGACAGTTGAAAATGCACAAAAAAATTATGATAAAATTATTAAAGTTCTGGAAAAGGAAACAGCCAGAATCAGAAAAAAATATATTACCAATCTTTTCTACGCTACTTCAATTGCACAAAATGGTTTTCTGGATGCAATCTTGATCTTATCGGCAAATATAAACCTGATCAAAGAAATCTTTATTTTGTTTAATGGTCGTGTGTCAAATAAAGATCTATTTGGCATCGGAAGACAAATATATTATTCATTGGCAATCGGAGGCTCGGAAGCCATTGAATATGCAATTGATGAAACCGTATCAAAACTGGCTTCAGACAGTGTAAGAAGTATTCCTTTTGTGGATAAAATATTAGGCTCTATGGCAGATGGTTTTGTAAATGCGTGCTTATTAACCAGGGTTTCAATGATAGCCGAGAATTATTGCAAGTATGTTTATATCAAATCAAACAAAGATCTATACCCTTCTCCCAGTGTCATTTTAACTTCGACGCGGGATATTACTTCTGATATCTATTCGCGGGTCAAAACTGTTCTCAAAGATTTGAGTAAAAGTACAAGTGAAGAAATCCTATCATTCGCAAGTTACACGATAAATCCTGCCAGGTTTGTCCTTAATAAAGCATTATTGCCTATTGCCGA from candidate division KSB1 bacterium includes the following:
- a CDS encoding PorV/PorQ family protein; the protein is MLKKISTILVVFIFCFETSYVYADRPGFEFLRTHVGARPAALGGAFLTFSGDIHSVYYNPAALTTLNSRQLTFSYLNHFLDFQSGFFAYSFTVPNFGRVGVASHFIGYGEFNRTDELGNENGTFGAGSLLMMADYAQEIAPNFSVGIAMKYIRSTIAEFSSSALAGDFGILFRIPGKQLSFAAGIFNLGSVTSAFIETKDDLPVSIRVGVNKSLEHLPLQLSLEGYRYRDEDPEFVIGGEFTLTPFIFLRLSYNSIGKDQKLNDSGDRFAGISIGTGISLDKSKAFDGMFWEKLNFDYSLSSAGDVGAQNRISIGISF